TATTGAACAATACCGACCGCAGCAGGAATGAAAAAGAGCAGAAGTTCAGCAAGAAGCCATTTACCAGCTTCCTCAACCCATTCCAACTTGACTAAGCCGAAGTGAAGGGCAAGAAAAAGAAAGACTAACCCGAAGATACTTCCCGGTATTGGGAACTGTGTAAGCTGCTGTATGGCTACTCCTATAAAGAAAAATACATTTATGAGCAAAAATTGTAATACGAGTTTCATAAAGGACTTGTAAATGCTTACACCCCCTGAACATGCGAAAAGAGCCTTGGGAAGGGCTCTTTTCAAGAATGATCTTTTTGATTTTGAAAGCTTTTGGGAGTCAAAGGTTTGGGAGAACCTTTCATGAAAAAGACAGGTTGGGATCTAATCTTATTCATGCTGTTGACGTACTTTCATTATAGGATGCTAGATTGCATAATGAAAATACATATTTCTTATTTGAATCATAACTAAAAGTTATGATTTAGATGCACGTACAAATTGGATAAATTCCCTGGCTGCATAGGGTAAATATCGGTCTTGTTTAACGATTAAAGCCAATGTCCAAGGAACACTTGGGTTGACTACTGGGATGCTTTTGACCTCTGTGGCGATAATTTTCTCGCAGATGGACTTTGGCATGATGGCGATACCGATATGAGCTTTTACCATCTCTACAATAAAATCCCACTGTGAACTTTCAAGCTCAATCTGTGGAGAGAATCCAACAGACTGACAATAGTCTTGAATGATGTCATGCATCGCGAAGTCTTCTTGGAATAAAATGAATTTCTCCTCGGCTAGTTCTGAAAGTTCAACCGTATCTTTGCTAGCTAAGCGGTGATCTGTAGGCAGGACAACTTCCATTGTTTCTTCATTAAATGGATAAGCTTTAAAGATCGTTTCATCGATCGGTGCAACCGCTACAGCCACATCAACGTGACCTTCTTCAAGGCTTTTTTCAATTCTCTTTGCTCCATATTCTGTAATCTTAATCGAGATACCAGGAAACTGATTTCTAAATTGGGCGATTAGCTCTGGGAAGAACAGTGTACCTATTAAAGGCGGTAAGCCAAACTCTACTGTTCCTTTCTTTAAGTGCACCATATCGTATAGGGAACTCGTCAAATCATCCATAACCCCAAGTACACGCTGAGCTTGTTGATAAACAAGTTCTCCTGAATCTGTTAATGTAATTTGTTTTTTAGAACGATCAATGAGCGTAACATCAAGTTCTTCCTCAAGGTTACGGATCATTTTACTTAATGCAGGTTGGGAAAGCTTTAGAGAATGGGAAGCCTTTGTAAAACTCTTTAAGCGAGCAACCTCTGCGAAATATCGTAAATGACGACTATCCATAAGAACCTCCTATCTAACTTGCATCTATTATAGAAACTCCCTGTAACAAAGTAAAGCAACACGTCGTGCCATTACCAAGATAAAGCGTGTCAGACACGCGTTGATTCGCTAGTGTGCTAAAGGGTGTCTGACACCCTTTGATATGGTAAACTATTACAGTGGGAGGGGTTTTATGAAGCGGGTGATTGTGATAGGGAGTCCCGGTGCTGGAAAGTCGACGTTTTCTAAGCGACTTGGAAGGCTTGTAAACGAGGAGGTATACCACTTAGATCAGTTATTTTGGTTACCTGGATGGGTGATGAGGGAACGTGATGAGTTCATCGCTTTACAGGAAGAGGTTA
The nucleotide sequence above comes from Pontibacillus chungwhensis. Encoded proteins:
- a CDS encoding CidA/LrgA family protein; amino-acid sequence: MKLVLQFLLINVFFFIGVAIQQLTQFPIPGSIFGLVFLFLALHFGLVKLEWVEEAGKWLLAELLLFFIPAAVGIVQYPEMAGWNGFQILLIILVSTILVMGITGFVADFLSKRRKEDEQ
- a CDS encoding LysR family transcriptional regulator yields the protein MDSRHLRYFAEVARLKSFTKASHSLKLSQPALSKMIRNLEEELDVTLIDRSKKQITLTDSGELVYQQAQRVLGVMDDLTSSLYDMVHLKKGTVEFGLPPLIGTLFFPELIAQFRNQFPGISIKITEYGAKRIEKSLEEGHVDVAVAVAPIDETIFKAYPFNEETMEVVLPTDHRLASKDTVELSELAEEKFILFQEDFAMHDIIQDYCQSVGFSPQIELESSQWDFIVEMVKAHIGIAIMPKSICEKIIATEVKSIPVVNPSVPWTLALIVKQDRYLPYAAREFIQFVRASKS